In the Rhododendron vialii isolate Sample 1 chromosome 2a, ASM3025357v1 genome, CAAGTACATATATCTACCATGGCTCATAAGACCATACAAATTAAACCCATGAAAAAATACAGTAcacgtacaaaaacaaaaatctcgAAAAGACCCATGAAATGGTGGAATCGAGGCATAATCTCACCGTACCGTGGCATACAAGACCAGACCCATTATACCTACAAAAAATCACATCACAAGAACAAAAACCGACAAACCAAAATCACCAAAAGACACATAAAATGGTGGAATCGAGGCATAATCTCATCGTACCATGGCATATAAGACCAGACCCattaaaccaacaaaaaaacacatcaaaagcACAAAAACCCACAAACAAAAACGAATAAAAAGACCCATAAAAAGCCCGAATCGAGCCATAATCTCACAGTTCGGCCGTCAATGGTGTGCGCGTCCTGAAGAACCCTATCGAGGACCGACGGATCTGCAAACACGACGAACCCAAACCCCCTTGGCTTCCCAGTGAGCTTGTCTCTCATGATAACGGTCTGCAAGACCGCGCCGTAGGACTCGAAGTAGTCCTTCAGCTTCTCCTCGGTGGTCTCCCACGAAATCCCGCCGATGAAGAGCTTTCCCTGGTCTGAGTCCATCACttattatctctctctctctctaagtgaGGGTTTGTGGAGGAAAACGGCTACTGGGTGatgtgaggagagagagggaaagaggggAATAGGTTAAAGTGGGAGGAAAATATAAGAAGGAAGTGGAGAAGTAGTAATCGAAAAATGGACGGATGGGATTGGGTGGGTTGGAGGGTTGAGATGGTTTGGCGGTGGTTGGCTGCTGCGATCTAGTAAAGGATCTGCGGTCCAATCCCAGACCGTGTGAAACAGACgcattttggaagaatttttgtttatactcaccgccacgtggtaccccGAACTCTTTTTTCACAACAAAAAGTGTGAAGCCCATACAaataacaaaaatgatactcacacatgtttacacccatttttggccaaaattcagaaaatcaatttaTTGGTTAAAAGAAGGCCTTGAATGATGGTTTCAGGCCTTGAGAAGCCTTATAAATCGGTCACCTGTAGAATTGGGCCTTTGGAAGAATTTAAAGTGGCCACAATTAGGCCAAATTAAGTTTGGAAAGGCAggagagagtttgaaaattgattagGCCACATTAATATTTGGAGCATGGCCTAATTAGTCAAGGCCCAAATTGATTTTTAGATCTAGGCCCATTTTCAAGCCTCGGCCCAACTAATCAAAGCCCGGACTAGTTTTTCAGACCTATCTAGCCCAATAAGGCCAAGATTTGTTTTTCAGGTCTAGGCCCAGTTTTTCGGATTTATTTAGGCCTAAAACTGACCAAGTCAAGAAGGCCATAAGCTGCTTAGTCATGCTTggtaagcaagctgctcacaagcagctcaaaggcctagaagctTCTCCCTAGCAAGCTGCTCCAGCAGCTCAACCAGGCCTGCgtttttggccttggtgggcCCCAATATCCCTTTTTTACAAGCATCCATGCAGGCAAGCAACTCAACCAGACCAAGGACACGTGGCAGCCATGCATAgagacatcccaagcagctCATAAGCAggtcaaaggcctagaatgctCTTGCTGGGCAGACCTGGGTAAGttgcttacaagcagctcaaagtcTGAGTGGACCCCATCCTTCAGCATAAAGCAAGACCAAGGACAGGTGGAGTACATGCAGCCCCTTGGAGCTGTTGGTAACtgattcatgcagacctaagcaagctgctcacaagcagctcacccaGATCTGGCTGAGCCTTTGTTTCTCGATTCTTCTTCCATAAGGGGTCAAGATTAGAGGATTTAAGGGCCCGCAAGGGATGCAAGGACCAATAAAAATGGTGAGAAGGCCTGAAGAAGCCTTGGTCTTCATCATTGGTAGGCCCAAAAGACGTTCAGTCAAGCAgtagctgctcacaagcagctcaaaggcctggaTGCTGAAGTTCCTTTTACTCTTTTACAAAGATTTATGCAGAAAAGAAAGGCTTTTCAGGCCTTTACCATTTCCTTGGAGTAAAGAGCACGTTTTTATCAAAGAATAGcctctcattggagcattttgaagcagctcaaaatggacacttggcagccatgcatgaaggcctgtggaagcagcttGAACAGCTCAAGACCTGGAacatctgcctataaataccagagttgaaggccttggcaaaagtccacgaccatcaaagcccatggcttatccaaatttcatttcatttatcttttaactatttttttctttcggtccccgaccaaacaagcccacggcttatcgtTCAATTAACTTTACTTTCTAGAATAGTTTGtactcaatctagccaagcctagattttatttcatttccttgtaatcaAACTTTGTTAAACAGTTAATAAAAtccatttatttctgttttaggccttgctctacctttctgtccatttttcacacgattagaaaattttaagtccttagcccgcaaaggcaaaccacgaacctcctcacggtctccacccttaggccgtgcactttcgtccAATTAGAAGTCAGATTAAGGCTTTCAGGCCTTGATACaaatttgggcagcaatcctgccctggcacgcccgcatcaggcctagaactgcactactcgctgttcctaggccaattgtTACTTTTTCGAAAGAATcaacacaacaattcaaacacaacttacacaacctctcacatacatgtgggctccacacgcactactatgtgtgggtcccacatatatgtgagaggttaTGTAAGTTGTTGTATTTGAATTGTTGCATGAGTAGCATCTTTGTACAAATAAAGTAGAGAAGAATTTGGGGCACCGTCCCATGGGTATGAAATAATTACTCTGCATTAAGGGATGATAATTGGCCTAGCATATGTCACATAATGAGCGGGTGTGCGAACATGAGCATGAAAACGTCTTTCGAAAATCTctcaaacaactaaaattcgtGAGTGCGAAGATAAAGAGCGCGAGCGAGGATCTGCAGTCCAAACCCAAAACATATGAAGATGGATTAGGTCAATCTACAAATTCTCATTTCCTCTTAAAGATTACTGTCATTTGAGCTTAATTTGCCTCTGATTGCAATAACGTGTGGACATATTACAGATTATGTGTATGCACACAACTTTAAACCACGACTTCATACATAATTGTGTTCAGAACCGTTCGATGCATGTGAACTCATGCGCATCTAACGGTTTCAAACActgttgtgttttaaagttgtgtgtAGCATTACCGTTCAAAAACACTCTTAGGGTGTACATGAAAGTTCTCCAAATGATCAACACCCAGAACTTGCTACTAATCGTCAAAACTATGGTTCATGATACTCTTAGGTGATCAGTGCGACTGAAAACAATGCAACTTCTTGTTTGTCAAATCCATGAAATATTTTGGTAAGGCGAGAAGCAGAGACAGCATGCCTTGTACAAATGATTCGCAACCCGTAAAAATAGCAATTCCAGAGACAAACAAAGGACGAAAGAGAAGAACCAGCTGTTTTATTACACATGATGATCATACACAGAATACTCATTGATGAAATATATCAATCACAAATCTAATATCGAGACTGACGGTAGAAAATAAGAAGTACAAATTACagagtacatacatacgatGGGCACAAGATTGCCACCACCTTTATCTACACAGGGATTCAGCTAAAGTTATCAGACAAATGAATCAAACCCAGATCTCATAGACTTCAGTTCCCGTTCTCAATGCTAAGAAGACTAAAAGGCCGTGAACAAATAATCTACCTTCAGCAAATGGTAGCTTGTTTGTATGAAATATGCCACCTACACTTCAGAAACTGCTGTACTGGTTAACAGGAACCTTTCGTCCATTTTCACAGCGGGAAGTTCAAAAATTCCGCAATCTGTCTACTATAATCGAAATGAAATTGAGGGGAGGGGAGGAATCCCTTTCATTTGTCCACCAGGAGTTTGCCAATGAATTGGTAAAATTGAATAAGGTCTACATTATGGCACATATGCAGGAATCTGAATCTTCATCATCAGAGTCACTCGCATCACTGGAGGcacagaaaggaaaacaaagttTCAGCAAAGTGTCTATTCGAAAGGTATTCATTAAACTAGACAATCACTTTGCTAAATCACCATCTTCTGAAAAGATTTTCACCTTTAATCTTTCCAGAATAATAAACTGTTCTTTCCccccataaaaaataatggATAAAGTGAGCATCATTTATTATTGCTCTACCAATGAGTGCAAAGAATCTCCAGTGAGTAGCAAAAGTTTCTCCGACTATTATAACATCGCACACTTTCTCGAAGCAGTTGTTAGTAATGTCATTCAACACAGCAATATGAATGTCATCACATCAAATTTATAGTTTCACTAAGCACTATCAAAATCAACTTCTACATAACAGGTATGCACACTTACTACGACCGTCCGTGATTAGTTTTCATTTGTGAACAAGCTACATGATACTATCCTTAATTATGCTATTAAACACACATTTTCATGTAAGTAACCGCATACTCATCCCCCCACAGATCACTCATTTGGCTAAACAAGTTCTTCATGCATTTCATTGACAAAAGAGTATAAGAACTCTTTCAGCAGTTGCAGTTGGGACTCATAAAGTGCTTAGGTTTGAGTTGTGACTATTTGGCGTGAGAGGAATTCAAGATGTTTTGAAGGGGTTGAAAagcctttatttaaaattaaaagttttgtggttagtagtttgtatagttgggacaagggagaGTGTAATCCCTCCCTTGATCATTTTCTAGAGTGGTTTGAGTTGTTCTTTCACTAGGTGgcgtatagggcctttttgtatacgggtggcattcccttaatgccttctttaATATAAtaatttacttatcaaaaaaaaaaaaaaaagtgcttagCATTTTGATATCTCATTTCATGACACTATGACAGTGAAGTCGGAAATATGTAAAGACAGAAAGACCGTGACTTGAAATTAAATTCAAACACCAAGAATGAGAAGCAAAATCAAATGGTGGGGAAAATAAAACAAGTCTTTACAGCACCTAAGCACCAGAAAATTCTGAACCCTTACAACCTACTAGAAAAAGAAGTGCCACACGCACACGCTTAAGCCGATAGAACCGAAGCTGGATTTAGATTACAGACTGCAGATTACTTTTGGACTATATGTCGATTCCAGGACACAGGGAGAGTTCAAGCTGCCCTCCCTGTCAGTAATTACACACGAGAACTATCAAGAGGGCTTAATTCTTAAGTAAAATACCAGAATAACCGTAGACTTTAAAGATAAAACCACATAACTACTTTCACATTCATTTTGAATGAATTTGTGCTCTTTGGCTCTTCCCTTAATAGTTAAGAAAGCCCTTGGTTTTGTAATCTCCAACAGAAGATGCAGCTACAAATTCCAATCCACAGGTGTCTTAAATGTCACATTCCTTCCACAGAGATcaacaaaaaatgataaatgctttttaacccaaaaactgacaaccaaaatgttatgacaaaaataaaacaaaccaatCACACAATAGCACTAAGGTTTACATGGTTAGCTTAAATCCTACGTCCAAAGGTGAAGAGCAACTGAGGAATCTCACATCAAAAACCATAGAGCCCCTAAAACCTATATAAAGCAAGAAACCGCAAACCCATTACCTTGGAAAACTCTATTTCAGAAACCGGCTGGACCTATTGGGTGGCAAACTGGTCAGAAACATAACCAGTTCAGGTTGACTCAACCCAAAACACACACTAAAAGAATTGCAAAAGTAGAAACCTTGGTTGAAATCCCACTACCTCTGCTACCTTAGAACTCCGAAAGCATATAAATAGCACAATACCCAAAATATGTACTAAATTAGAACTTTAGATAAGAAATCTGGGTTTTGTATCCAATAACAGCAAATCAGGCCGGATCTACCTGGTCGTAAACAGGTTATAGCCACAATCTATTGAATTTCAGACAACAAACAACACAATAACTTTTTTAATCCATATAAACAAACTGAAAGATCAAAAGTTCTTATAACTAGACCTAAGGAGTTGCAAAAAATGCATTACCTTCTTTGAAATTCCACTACCTCTGCAAGCTTACTCCCATCCTTGTCGTTCCACTGCACCTTCAGCCGCGGCTTCCCCGGACTTTTAGACATCCCACCTCTCCGAGGCGGCAACAACGACACCTTCTCCTCTTCCCCTTCTATTTCTCcattcaattgaattttttccgAGCCTACACTAAGCAAGGGCTTAACTTTGGAGCTACTTTTCACATTACCAAAATCCTTAGCCCTTTTATCCATTGATGATATTCCCTATATAAACCTAttcatacatatacatatctGTATATATCTACTGTAAAGCTCAACCTAACAAATGGACAAAGAAACTGAACAATGAGCAATTGCTAGAAAAAGCAGTGTCTTTTTTTTCATGGACTAGAAATTTCAAGTCAAAAACCCTAGCTCCAAGATTTGCAGAAATTGAAAGTCAACCCTGATTTGGATTGCTAATCAAGgaaaaccaagaaaaacaacaaaaacaagcaaCAAAGAGTCAAGGAAAAACCATTATAAAGATGAATTACCCATAACCCACGAATTTCACCGAAAATTAGGCTATTGTTGCGTCCTTGATCGAAATTTCACGAGGAAAATTCAATTAAACtaaaaagttggaattttttGGAATGCTGAACTACAAATAATGCTACTTCTCACAGAGGTAGATGTGATTTCGCTTAATTTCAACAAAAGCCCTAGAATTGATGGAATTGAAATGGATCCGGGAGAGAAAAAGGGAGCGAGCATATGGGAGTTGGGAGTTTTGGTGGGAGAGAGGGATATCGTGGACAGTGGATTTATATAAGTATATGCGTGTGAGAGAGTATTTGTGAGCgtgtccaatggttaaaattaCTATAGCCACTTGCTACTTCTAACACCAAAAAGTGATTAAAAAGTGGTTAGTTGTAAAATGGAAGGGGATGTTGTC is a window encoding:
- the LOC131316361 gene encoding uncharacterized protein LOC131316361, with the protein product MDKRAKDFGNVKSSSKVKPLLSVGSEKIQLNGEIEGEEEKVSLLPPRRGGMSKSPGKPRLKVQWNDKDGSKLAEVVEFQRSDASDSDDEDSDSCICAIM